Proteins encoded in a region of the Bombiscardovia apis genome:
- the trhA gene encoding PAQR family membrane homeostasis protein TrhA — translation MSQEPNESVDPLVAAKREQRRQELLSAREQAQIAREMHLKAKAAAVRTKAQARSTRIVEKAELKAAKIEGLPVEELERKVRLDVHGRPKPMLRGWIHAVATPLALASGIVLICISPGAGLKWACAVFMVCSLALFGNSALYHLGDWSPRVTDVLRRLDHVNIFLLIAGTYTPISFALDPFWRRIILIGIWSATVVVMFIHVIWISAPRWLYTSVYVIFGVAGVGFLDLFWKSPSAGPAVVWLLIAGGVCYIAGAVVYALRKPDPWPRIFGFHEIFHCGTVAGYACHVVAIYLVVCHLM, via the coding sequence ATGTCGCAAGAGCCTAACGAGTCGGTAGACCCACTTGTAGCAGCCAAACGAGAGCAACGCAGGCAAGAACTTTTATCTGCCCGCGAGCAGGCGCAAATTGCTCGAGAGATGCATTTGAAAGCCAAGGCGGCAGCTGTGCGCACCAAGGCCCAGGCCCGGTCCACACGTATAGTCGAGAAAGCAGAACTCAAAGCTGCAAAAATCGAGGGCTTGCCCGTTGAAGAGCTTGAGCGCAAGGTGCGTCTCGACGTTCACGGACGCCCAAAGCCCATGCTGCGCGGTTGGATTCACGCCGTAGCCACTCCCCTAGCCCTAGCTTCTGGTATCGTCCTTATCTGCATTAGCCCTGGAGCCGGCCTCAAGTGGGCATGCGCCGTATTTATGGTCTGCTCGCTAGCGCTCTTCGGCAATTCCGCCCTCTACCACTTGGGCGACTGGTCGCCACGGGTTACCGACGTGCTTCGGCGCTTAGACCATGTCAATATTTTTCTTCTGATTGCCGGTACATATACTCCTATTTCATTTGCCCTTGACCCCTTCTGGCGACGCATTATTCTAATAGGCATATGGTCGGCAACTGTCGTCGTCATGTTTATACACGTGATTTGGATTTCAGCACCCCGCTGGCTCTACACTTCCGTCTACGTCATCTTTGGTGTGGCAGGAGTGGGTTTCCTCGACCTTTTCTGGAAGTCACCGTCAGCAGGACCGGCGGTTGTGTGGCTGCTCATCGCTGGCGGAGTGTGTTATATTGCTGGAGCCGTAGTCTACGCTCTTCGCAAGCCCGATCCTTGGCCGCGAATTTTCGGATTCCACGAAATCTTCCACTGCGGAACCGTTGCAGGATACGCCTGCCATGTCGTCGCTATCTACTTGGTGGTCTGCCACCTAATGTAA
- a CDS encoding GreA/GreB family elongation factor, with amino-acid sequence MAEEKTILLTQEAYDKLEDELKHRQGEYRDEITERIAAARAEGDLSENGGYQAAREEQGKNEGRINELIVKLRNAKILKAPKAGTVGNGSIVTLDLAGNEMAYVLGSRDIAVATDYEVISPESPIGAAIMGHKKGDSVSYKTPNGKEIAVTIKDSQPLQ; translated from the coding sequence ATGGCAGAGGAAAAGACGATTCTGCTCACACAAGAAGCATACGACAAGCTTGAAGATGAGTTGAAACATCGCCAAGGTGAGTATCGTGATGAGATTACCGAGCGTATAGCTGCGGCTCGCGCAGAAGGTGATTTGAGCGAAAATGGTGGCTACCAGGCCGCTCGCGAGGAGCAAGGTAAGAACGAGGGCCGTATCAACGAGCTCATTGTGAAGCTGCGCAATGCTAAGATTTTGAAGGCCCCCAAGGCCGGAACGGTTGGCAACGGCTCTATCGTGACTCTCGATTTAGCTGGCAACGAGATGGCATACGTGTTGGGATCACGCGATATCGCCGTGGCAACGGACTACGAGGTTATTAGCCCCGAGTCTCCCATTGGTGCCGCAATTATGGGTCACAAGAAGGGCGACTCAGTCTCCTATAAGACCCCGAACGGTAAAGAAATTGCCGTAACGATTAAGGATTCGCAGCCTCTACAATAG